A window of Leisingera sp. S132 contains these coding sequences:
- a CDS encoding caspase family protein, with protein MQVLMIRVRMVLLAAAASLWGSWALAGERLALVIGNSNYGAVSALDNPVRDARLIAATLEGLGFDVTLAADAKQIEMKRAIAQFGRKLRNAGEDATGLFYYAGHGVQSFGSNYLLPVDVALSDAADLDLMAIEAQSVLRQMASARNRTNIVILDACRNNPFETVADLNESGLAEMKAPTGTFLAYATAPGDVALDGEGENSPFTEALAREITVPGAPVEQVFKQVRRAVLEQSGGKQTPWDTSSLVSDFMFAAAAPEAAMTAAELEEAQIWASIQASRDAMQIMLYLRGYGDGTYAGEARALLAELMQEELQAGRPAAEAAQAPAPVPDAETAMFQAARGDGSKAAYEAYLMAYPEGQFAEMAAAEVAALAAGSGQDPAAGGEAPAAAPEVAAEQAPAPAAGEAGPVTYASPLHVGVPEISGLTLAEAVARAPLFPPIEGLPDSYWKEQTCSSCHQWTRERLCTQGNTYLSLNMQRSLGKQHPFGGALKQVLKSWAAGGCQ; from the coding sequence GTGCAAGTTTTGATGATCCGGGTCCGGATGGTCCTGCTGGCGGCTGCGGCGTCCCTCTGGGGAAGCTGGGCCCTGGCCGGGGAACGGCTGGCGCTGGTGATCGGCAACTCGAACTATGGTGCCGTCTCAGCGCTGGACAACCCCGTGCGCGATGCCCGGCTGATCGCCGCGACGCTGGAGGGGCTGGGGTTTGATGTGACCCTGGCGGCGGACGCCAAGCAGATTGAAATGAAACGGGCGATTGCCCAGTTCGGCCGCAAGCTGCGCAACGCCGGAGAGGACGCCACGGGGCTGTTTTACTACGCCGGCCACGGGGTGCAGAGCTTTGGCAGCAATTACCTTTTGCCGGTGGATGTGGCGCTGTCGGATGCCGCCGATCTGGACCTGATGGCGATTGAGGCGCAGTCGGTCCTGCGGCAGATGGCGTCGGCCCGCAACCGCACCAACATCGTGATCCTGGACGCCTGCCGCAACAATCCGTTCGAGACCGTGGCCGACCTGAACGAGAGCGGCCTGGCGGAGATGAAGGCGCCGACCGGCACCTTCCTGGCCTATGCCACGGCACCGGGCGATGTGGCGCTGGACGGCGAGGGGGAGAACAGCCCCTTCACCGAGGCGCTGGCGCGCGAAATCACGGTGCCGGGGGCGCCGGTCGAACAGGTTTTCAAACAGGTGCGCCGGGCGGTTCTGGAACAGAGCGGCGGCAAGCAGACGCCCTGGGACACGTCCTCGCTGGTGAGCGATTTCATGTTTGCCGCGGCGGCCCCGGAGGCGGCGATGACCGCTGCAGAGCTTGAGGAAGCGCAGATCTGGGCCTCGATCCAGGCGTCGCGCGACGCGATGCAGATCATGCTGTACCTGCGCGGCTATGGCGATGGCACATACGCCGGTGAGGCGCGAGCGCTGCTGGCGGAGCTGATGCAGGAGGAGCTGCAGGCCGGCCGGCCCGCGGCAGAGGCCGCGCAGGCGCCCGCCCCGGTTCCGGACGCGGAGACAGCGATGTTCCAGGCGGCCCGGGGGGATGGCAGCAAGGCAGCTTATGAGGCCTATCTGATGGCCTACCCGGAGGGGCAGTTTGCGGAAATGGCCGCGGCGGAGGTTGCAGCGCTGGCGGCAGGTTCCGGACAGGATCCGGCGGCGGGCGGCGAGGCGCCTGCTGCGGCGCCTGAGGTGGCCGCGGAACAGGCGCCGGCGCCGGCGGCCGGCGAAGCCGGGCCGGTGACCTATGCCAGCCCCTTGCATGTCGGCGTCCCGGAGATTTCCGGACTGACGCTGGCTGAGGCGGTGGCGCGGGCGCCGCTGTTCCCGCCCATCGAAGGATTGCCGGACAGCTATTGGAAAGAGCAGACCTGCAGCAGCTGCCACCAATGGACCCGGGAGCGGCTGTGCACGCAGGGCAACACCTACCTGAGCCTCAACATGCAGCGGT
- a CDS encoding OmpA family protein — MAAGPFEGGWQLTPESSAIRFISIKKGSIAESSRFAAFSGSISETGEAKIHIALDSVDTSIDLRNVRMRFLFFETFTYPEAVITAQISPDLIAGLAAVQRKQIDLPVTLSLHGVTAGLTIPVAVTLLDDTRVAVATVQPVILKLEDFNLNPGREKLEEAAGVTITPVGLVSMDLMFERGGAGSASVPAGTVTAGASAALEASGDFSREACTGRFEILSQGRSVNFAPSTARLDANSRDFLNSLSDIIRRCPGMVVEVGGHTDSQGKAAWNMTLSEKRAAAVNQYLQQKGIPAERLVAVGYGETAPLVSNDTAQNRAKNRRIEFKVLN, encoded by the coding sequence ATGGCCGCTGGCCCGTTCGAGGGCGGCTGGCAGCTGACCCCCGAATCCTCTGCCATCAGGTTCATATCAATCAAAAAGGGCAGCATTGCGGAATCCAGCCGCTTTGCCGCCTTCTCCGGCAGCATCTCGGAGACGGGCGAGGCCAAGATCCACATCGCGCTCGACTCCGTCGACACCTCCATCGACCTGCGCAATGTGCGGATGCGGTTCCTGTTCTTTGAAACCTTCACCTACCCCGAGGCGGTGATCACCGCGCAGATCAGCCCGGACCTGATCGCCGGTCTGGCTGCCGTGCAGCGCAAGCAGATCGACCTGCCTGTGACCCTGTCCCTGCATGGGGTCACTGCCGGGCTGACCATCCCTGTTGCGGTCACCCTGCTGGACGACACCCGTGTCGCCGTGGCCACCGTGCAGCCGGTGATCCTCAAGCTGGAGGATTTCAATCTGAACCCCGGCCGCGAGAAGCTGGAGGAAGCCGCCGGTGTCACCATCACCCCCGTCGGCCTGGTCAGCATGGACCTGATGTTTGAGCGCGGCGGCGCGGGCAGCGCCTCTGTCCCCGCGGGGACAGTCACCGCAGGCGCCTCTGCCGCGCTGGAAGCGAGCGGCGATTTCAGCCGCGAGGCCTGCACCGGGCGGTTCGAAATCCTGTCGCAGGGCCGCAGCGTGAACTTCGCCCCCTCCACCGCGCGGCTTGATGCCAATTCCCGCGACTTCCTCAACAGCCTGTCCGACATCATCCGCCGCTGCCCCGGCATGGTGGTTGAGGTTGGCGGCCACACCGACAGCCAGGGCAAGGCCGCCTGGAACATGACGCTGAGCGAGAAACGCGCCGCCGCAGTGAACCAGTATCTGCAGCAGAAAGGCATCCCGGCAGAGCGGCTGGTCGCGGTCGGTTATGGCGAGACCGCGCCGCTGGTCTCCAACGACACGGCGCAGAACCGGGCCAAGAACCGGCGGATCGAATTCAAGGTTTTGAACTGA